The Quercus lobata isolate SW786 chromosome 4, ValleyOak3.0 Primary Assembly, whole genome shotgun sequence genome segment ATTTTCATTGCTAAAATCACCTACAATTATAGCAAAAACCTCTGAGCAAATAGCCATATTTTGTTCCCTATTATTGATTGATCGTGAACTAATTAACCGCAACCGTTGTGCATATCAGACTCCTTGAACCTATCCCTTGTCATATGAAATGTCTAACCAAGGCGTCGATCTTATCAAGCATCTTCAATAGTAGTTTAACTATAGCAGTGTCAAGGTCGCTTAGTGATTCATGTCTAGGCAAAGCAAAAAACACAATTTGATTTTGTCAAGGCTCTCTCGGGCCATGATACCCAAGCAATGGtacaatgaaatgaaaaaagtaaGTAGTTTCAATGATGATTGTGCTAGACATGGTTCAACATATTTTATAAAGGTGTACCTGTAAAACATATTTAACATTACCAAACAACATCAAAGAATGAACAAACAAAGTAATAGTATTTTGTACCTCTTTGATACAGAAGAAGGGTTTGATAAATTAGGGGCCGGTGGTTTTCCTCCTTGGGTTTAGTCCTGCCGACTGCAACAGGTAAAGTTGAAGTTTCAGTCTCCCTGAGTCTGAGTTCCCTCAAACATTGTAAACCACAAACTTAGCACCCCaagtaaaataaaagataaaaatgaaagatagaaatagagagggagagagagagtcagcAATATTTATTTACATGCAGACATTGATGAAGGAGTTGTTGTCCATGAGCTTGTAGAGCAAGAGTCAATCCATCCATATAAAAACCAATCAATCTTTAACACTTTTTTTGGCTGTAATTGagggaagagaaaggaaaagaaatgagTAAATGCAaaagaagggaagagaaatttatatattgatgaaaAGGGAAGCTGAAAGAGTTAAATTTTTGCTGGAAGAACTGAATggttaagagagagaaagaagttgaagagttaagagagagaaagaagtgaaCTGTTTATTGCTGAAAGGAATTAAGTTCTGAACATAAATGCTGCAAAGAACTCATAAATGCTGCACTCCTGCACGAGgcctttgcttttatatatatatatatatatatatatatatattaattgattgattgattagCTGTTGGATTGGTGTTTGTATTCTATTCTTTGTTATTGAGATGATTGattctttcaaacaaaaaaaaaaaaatgtttagctGAAGGAATTATAATCTAGAATCCTAGATATTCACATCACATTCCTTATACTCAATAAGTGGGAAGAGTAAATTGAAGGTTAATTCTTAAGagtaaaaaaaacatttataagtTACTGTTCTCCATCAAAAGCTATATTGTTGGATGGGAGAAGCTTGGTAAGagtatcattttattttaatgaactGTCTTTTACcatgcaaaataaatattagaaCTCAATCTAACCTCCTATATATTCTCATCTTCGCTGTAGGCTGTAATTGTTTTAGCTTATAATCCCTTAGGACTTGAGAAAAGTAATACGAATTCCTGTGAGTGCTTCTATTCTTAGTCTTCCTTgtgttattaaaattttgaactttacattccaaaatatgaaatatgaaaacttgtaaTCACCACCCCCTTTCTCTTCCAATGGTTTATTACTCAATTACATGTATATGTGCCCCACGATATTGACATTGGAAGAAAGATGATAGAAAAGAGTCATTCCAAAATGACGCACTTTCAAAAGGTAAAGAGTAAAGACTAtgttatttctatccaaaaaggTAAACAGTATGCCTTAAGGATACCTTCGAACTAGTTGGCTAAAATCCTAATGTCAtggttctcaatttttttttttttttaaatcataattgAATTTAAGCAATCTAGATTGTCTATATTGCACTGAAGAAAAAGTGGCCTAATAAAATGTCAATAGCAGTCCCCCCACAATAGTTAGATGAAAAAGGTGAGCTTACCTCGTACTTTATTTTACTCTTCTTAAGAAGGTTTGGAAGCTCCACCATGATTAATTGATTATCATATAGATCTTTGTCTCCTCCATCTATCGAATTGTTGGAAATTTTCAAAGGGTTCaatcatttttagtttttttttttttttgggagaaactCAATCATTTTTAGTTTGAAAGAGAATTCTAACCAGCACCTAGAATTCAAAATACCACGTCATT includes the following:
- the LOC115987526 gene encoding uncharacterized protein LOC115987526 isoform X1, producing the protein MVELPNLLKKSKIKYEPKKVLKIDWFLYGWIDSCSTSSWTTTPSSMSAFGRTKPKEENHRPLIYQTLLLYQRVHLQDELVVLLEGLLLVVGVLLLFVQLLAHVLDQLLHGGPLKEEAVATAAAVVRHCCLVMYDVMSRWY